A genomic region of Exiguobacterium oxidotolerans JCM 12280 contains the following coding sequences:
- the amyS gene encoding alpha-amylase, giving the protein MKHKSLIVASLASVTFLAPLAQPIAVGATADNGTMMQYFEWYLPNDGNHWNRLGNDASKLDQLGITSVWIPPAYKGTTQNDVGYGAYDLYDLGEFNQKGTVRTKYGTKTQLKSAIGQLHTAGIDVYGDVVMNHKGGADFTESVTAVEVNPGNRNQEVSGDYQIQAWTGFNFAARSNAYSNFKWKWYHFDGTDWDQSRSKSAIYKFRGTGKSWDSNVSSENGNYDYLMYADIDFDHPEVQQEMKNWGKWYVNELGLDGFRLDAVKHIKHTYLADWLTNVRQTTGKELFTVAEYWQNDLGTLKNYLSQTNYKQSVFDAPLHYKFEQASKGGGFYDMRTIFNGTLVQDNPTLAVTLVENHDSQPGQSLESTVQSWFKPLAYAMILTREQGYPSVFYGDYYGTKGSSNREIPALASKIDPILKARKDYAFGKQNDYLDNPDVIGWTREGVSDRSKSGLATILSDGPGGSKWMYVGTQNKGEVWTDITGNNSASVTINADGYGQFFVNGGSVSIYRQQ; this is encoded by the coding sequence ATGAAACATAAAAGCTTGATTGTCGCATCTCTTGCCAGCGTGACGTTTTTAGCGCCACTTGCGCAACCGATTGCAGTAGGAGCAACAGCAGACAACGGGACGATGATGCAATACTTTGAATGGTATTTACCAAACGACGGGAACCACTGGAACCGTCTAGGAAACGACGCTTCTAAGCTTGATCAACTCGGAATTACATCTGTTTGGATTCCTCCTGCCTACAAAGGAACGACCCAAAATGATGTCGGCTACGGTGCCTACGATCTATATGACCTCGGTGAGTTTAATCAAAAAGGAACAGTCCGGACGAAGTACGGCACGAAAACGCAATTGAAGTCCGCCATCGGGCAATTGCACACGGCTGGAATCGATGTGTATGGTGATGTCGTCATGAACCACAAGGGTGGTGCTGACTTTACGGAATCCGTCACAGCCGTCGAAGTCAATCCGGGTAACCGTAATCAAGAAGTCTCTGGCGACTATCAAATCCAGGCCTGGACCGGGTTCAACTTCGCGGCACGGAGCAACGCCTATTCAAACTTCAAATGGAAATGGTATCACTTCGACGGAACGGATTGGGATCAATCCCGCTCAAAAAGTGCCATCTATAAATTCCGTGGAACAGGTAAGTCGTGGGACTCGAATGTGTCTTCTGAAAATGGAAACTATGATTACTTGATGTATGCAGACATTGATTTCGATCACCCGGAAGTGCAACAGGAAATGAAGAACTGGGGGAAATGGTACGTCAATGAACTCGGGCTCGACGGATTCCGTCTTGATGCCGTCAAACACATCAAACATACGTATCTCGCAGATTGGTTGACGAACGTTCGTCAGACGACGGGTAAGGAACTATTCACAGTCGCCGAATACTGGCAGAACGATCTCGGGACCCTTAAAAACTATTTAAGTCAGACGAACTATAAACAATCCGTTTTTGACGCTCCACTTCATTACAAATTCGAACAAGCGAGTAAAGGCGGCGGCTTTTATGACATGCGCACAATTTTTAACGGTACACTCGTCCAAGATAACCCGACGCTTGCCGTCACACTCGTTGAAAACCATGATTCTCAACCTGGTCAATCGCTCGAATCGACCGTTCAATCCTGGTTCAAGCCCCTTGCTTACGCGATGATTTTGACGCGAGAACAAGGGTATCCATCCGTCTTTTACGGGGACTACTACGGCACGAAGGGTTCCTCGAACCGCGAAATCCCTGCCCTCGCGTCAAAAATCGATCCGATTCTAAAAGCACGGAAAGACTATGCATTCGGTAAGCAAAACGATTACCTCGATAATCCGGATGTCATCGGTTGGACACGGGAAGGCGTCAGTGACCGCTCAAAATCAGGGCTTGCGACAATCCTATCTGACGGTCCTGGTGGTAGCAAGTGGATGTATGTCGGTACGCAAAATAAAGGCGAAGTCTGGACAGACATCACCGGCAATAATTCGGCTTCCGTCACGATTAATGCCGACGGGTATGGTCAATTTTTCGTCAATGGTGGTTCTGTCTCGATTTACCGCCAACAATAA
- a CDS encoding endonuclease I family protein — translation MNWKSKISGALVATLALGSLAFTPVIAKTDSTKIVAGPQAVTSQSTIDAYYQPAAGKTGAALKASLHDIIDNHTEVSYDTVWTALKETDQDPSNVNNVIELYTGKSISKNSNGGNVGQWNREHVWAKSHGDFGTSMGPGTDLHHLRPSDVVVNSARGNLDFDNGGTKYSGCDCNRDGDSWEPPTRVKGDIARMIFYMAVRYEGGGEIDLETSENVNNGSNPLHGKLSTLKAWNKLDPVDAFEKKRNDIIFEKWQKNRNPFIDHPEYATAIWGN, via the coding sequence ATGAACTGGAAGTCGAAAATCAGTGGGGCACTTGTTGCGACACTCGCGTTAGGATCACTGGCCTTTACGCCGGTCATCGCAAAAACGGATTCAACGAAGATAGTAGCGGGACCACAAGCGGTCACGTCACAATCAACAATCGATGCCTATTATCAGCCGGCAGCGGGGAAAACGGGTGCGGCATTAAAAGCATCACTGCATGACATCATCGATAATCATACGGAAGTCTCGTATGACACGGTTTGGACGGCATTAAAAGAAACCGATCAAGATCCAAGTAATGTGAACAACGTCATCGAACTGTACACGGGGAAGTCCATTTCAAAAAATAGCAACGGTGGGAACGTCGGTCAATGGAACCGAGAGCATGTTTGGGCAAAATCGCATGGGGACTTCGGAACGAGCATGGGACCAGGGACAGACTTGCATCACTTACGTCCGTCAGACGTCGTCGTCAATAGTGCTCGAGGGAACCTTGATTTTGACAATGGCGGAACGAAATATAGCGGATGCGATTGTAACCGAGATGGTGATTCATGGGAACCACCGACTCGCGTCAAAGGTGATATCGCGCGGATGATTTTCTATATGGCGGTTCGTTATGAAGGTGGCGGCGAAATCGACTTAGAGACGTCAGAAAACGTCAACAATGGTTCAAACCCACTTCACGGAAAGTTATCGACGTTAAAAGCGTGGAACAAACTTGACCCAGTCGATGCATTCGAAAAGAAACGCAATGACATCATTTTTGAAAAATGGCAAAAAAACCGCAATCCATTCATTGATCATCCAGAATATGCGACAGCAATTTGGGGAAATTAA
- a CDS encoding YdcF family protein — translation MERIKQVLKRYRIAIAGILGGLVIFWFSIGLFVAEGKRPAANGKHSFVIVLGAGVRGETPSLILKNRIQAAVAYGKKYPETTFILSGGQGKGEAISEAEAMRRGMIDEGISEKRLVLEDKSTSTTENLRFSKALLPKGENHVSIVTSDFHLYRARTEAKKVGLNSDAIPAETPLSGVLRYGMRERVAIIVKFFE, via the coding sequence ATGGAACGGATCAAACAAGTTTTGAAAAGATATCGGATAGCAATAGCCGGAATCTTAGGTGGACTCGTCATTTTCTGGTTTAGTATCGGTTTATTTGTTGCAGAAGGGAAACGTCCCGCGGCGAACGGGAAACACTCGTTTGTCATCGTCCTCGGTGCAGGTGTCAGAGGGGAAACACCGTCACTGATATTGAAAAACCGGATTCAGGCTGCAGTTGCATACGGAAAAAAATATCCGGAAACGACTTTTATCTTGAGCGGTGGGCAGGGGAAGGGTGAAGCGATTTCAGAAGCAGAAGCGATGCGCCGTGGCATGATTGACGAAGGAATCTCTGAAAAACGTCTTGTGCTCGAAGACAAATCGACATCGACCACTGAAAATTTACGTTTTTCAAAGGCGTTATTACCAAAAGGTGAAAATCACGTTTCAATCGTGACGTCAGATTTTCATTTGTATCGTGCGCGTACCGAAGCGAAGAAAGTAGGATTGAATAGTGATGCGATTCCTGCAGAAACACCGTTATCTGGTGTATTGCGATATGGTATGCGTGAACGTGTCGCAATCATCGTGAAGTTTTTTGAATGA
- a CDS encoding YtxH domain-containing protein yields the protein MEPNLQNDPHAAQQEHPNRQFDQEASSGRRINLLTGMLLGAVVGGLLTMLSSTNRQNTKQGLSGAKDSVSSLASTIKEDPSGKASQVIEQVKSASGIIQEVAGDVQNVYDKVNNELDTVKSDASSVKDTATEAKGDLSSISEKVVEAKDVALGKEEAPQNNQSDNSQQNK from the coding sequence ATGGAACCTAATCTACAAAATGATCCACATGCTGCTCAACAAGAACATCCAAATCGTCAATTCGATCAAGAAGCTTCGTCAGGTCGTCGTATCAATTTACTTACGGGGATGTTGCTAGGAGCTGTCGTTGGCGGATTGCTTACAATGCTGAGCTCAACGAATCGACAAAACACAAAACAAGGACTTAGCGGCGCAAAAGATTCCGTTTCATCATTAGCATCTACTATTAAAGAAGATCCGTCAGGAAAAGCTTCACAAGTCATCGAACAAGTAAAAAGCGCTTCAGGAATCATTCAAGAAGTCGCTGGTGACGTTCAAAACGTCTATGACAAAGTCAACAATGAACTCGATACCGTTAAATCGGATGCTTCTTCTGTAAAAGATACAGCAACGGAAGCTAAAGGTGACCTGTCTTCAATCAGTGAGAAAGTGGTCGAAGCAAAAGACGTGGCGCTCGGAAAAGAAGAAGCCCCACAAAACAATCAATCAGACAATTCACAGCAAAATAAATAA
- the ytzI gene encoding YtzI protein, translating to MWLYVVSILIIVFVLVASIIVISKGYGYKGNQDDIEIDYDEINRKLTEKQDEEKQN from the coding sequence ATGTGGCTCTATGTTGTTTCCATTCTAATCATCGTGTTTGTCTTAGTCGCTTCAATCATTGTCATTTCAAAAGGCTACGGATATAAAGGCAATCAAGACGATATCGAAATTGACTACGATGAAATCAACCGTAAACTGACTGAAAAGCAGGATGAAGAGAAGCAAAACTAA
- a CDS encoding PP2C family protein-serine/threonine phosphatase — translation MSILVVDDEFTNLMILERLLENEGYDVVKAMSGEEAIELMEDPAFIDNLDVVLLDVEMPGISGIDTTRLIRKRFGLDELPIVIVSGRSNEEDIADGLDAGASDYTTKPIRKTELLARVRNAMSLKQAIDARKRYEKVLQEDFDLAQKLQQSVLSANIEDEDIRIMATYILSKKLAGDMYAWYRISQNKYGIILFDVMGHGVSSALITMGMSSILFELVHRIGDPAKVLEELNRQMSRLFPGDETEIYFTAVYLYIDLDEMKLSYANAGHPPGLLRMGDQIIALENTGLPVGMFEDSQYTSRTIDLTSPGCIYLYTDGFMELYSKGIDEGISAIRQLIEQQGPNIHHLIQPDQSDEADDLCLVTVEIN, via the coding sequence ATGAGTATATTAGTCGTAGATGACGAATTTACGAATTTAATGATTTTGGAGCGTCTGCTTGAAAATGAAGGATACGATGTCGTAAAAGCGATGAGTGGGGAAGAAGCGATCGAATTGATGGAGGACCCAGCCTTTATCGACAACTTAGATGTCGTATTACTTGATGTAGAGATGCCCGGCATTAGTGGGATTGATACAACACGGTTGATTCGAAAACGATTTGGTTTAGATGAATTGCCAATCGTCATCGTGTCTGGTCGTTCCAATGAAGAGGACATCGCGGATGGACTGGATGCGGGAGCATCAGACTATACGACAAAACCAATTCGAAAAACGGAACTGCTTGCCCGTGTTCGAAATGCGATGTCATTAAAACAAGCGATTGATGCACGGAAACGGTATGAAAAAGTCTTACAAGAAGATTTTGATCTTGCTCAAAAGCTTCAGCAAAGTGTGTTGAGTGCAAATATCGAAGATGAAGACATTCGAATCATGGCAACCTATATTCTTTCTAAAAAACTAGCCGGAGATATGTACGCCTGGTACCGCATCTCGCAAAATAAATATGGCATCATTTTGTTTGATGTCATGGGGCATGGTGTCTCGTCAGCGTTGATTACGATGGGAATGAGCTCGATCTTGTTTGAACTCGTGCATCGCATCGGTGATCCAGCAAAAGTACTTGAAGAACTGAACCGGCAGATGAGCCGCCTTTTCCCAGGGGATGAAACGGAAATTTATTTTACTGCCGTTTATTTGTACATCGACTTGGATGAGATGAAACTTAGTTATGCGAATGCGGGACACCCACCTGGTTTGTTACGGATGGGGGATCAAATCATCGCCCTCGAGAACACAGGATTGCCAGTCGGGATGTTTGAGGACTCACAGTATACGAGTCGGACGATCGACTTGACGTCTCCTGGATGTATCTACCTCTATACGGATGGTTTCATGGAGCTGTATAGCAAAGGGATTGACGAAGGGATTAGTGCGATCCGTCAGTTGATCGAACAGCAAGGACCGAACATTCACCACTTGATTCAACCCGATCAAAGTGATGAGGCCGATGATTTATGTCTCGTCACGGTCGAAATCAATTAA
- a CDS encoding magnesium transporter CorA family protein, with the protein MLTIYRSDVTGAVNEIQEFTKGSWIHLVNPTKDEADQVIAATKIPEDFIYDPLDVEEKPRFEKDDEGLLMIVDVPYIEEESSGRRYNTIPLGIIVTSRHFITVCSQQLDVLTLFSNGKLRTFRTNYRSRFVFQILYKVSSSYLRFLRQIDRRMDELEDELQRSMRNQEIFQLMNLQKSLVYFMTSLKSNDGVLDRIIKTPSLEKHEDDEDLLEDVFVEHRQAMEMAQIYKDIISSTMDTFGSVISNNVNFVMKFLASITIVISIPTMISGMFGMNVHVPWEGEVIGFWIVFGMMIFFSGLAAFILWRRRFF; encoded by the coding sequence ATGTTGACGATTTATCGAAGTGATGTGACGGGGGCAGTCAACGAAATTCAAGAATTCACGAAAGGTTCTTGGATTCATCTTGTCAATCCGACAAAAGACGAAGCCGACCAAGTCATTGCTGCCACAAAAATTCCTGAGGATTTTATCTATGACCCACTGGACGTTGAAGAAAAACCTCGTTTTGAAAAAGATGATGAAGGACTCTTGATGATTGTCGATGTTCCGTACATCGAAGAAGAGTCATCGGGACGACGCTACAACACGATTCCGCTCGGTATCATCGTGACGTCGAGGCATTTCATCACCGTCTGTTCACAACAACTCGACGTGTTGACTTTGTTCTCGAACGGTAAATTACGGACATTCCGAACGAATTATCGTTCACGCTTTGTATTTCAAATTCTTTATAAAGTCAGCTCTTCTTACCTTCGTTTCCTTCGTCAAATCGATCGCCGAATGGACGAACTCGAAGATGAACTTCAACGTTCGATGCGAAATCAAGAAATTTTTCAACTGATGAACTTACAAAAATCCCTCGTCTATTTCATGACGTCACTTAAATCAAACGATGGTGTTCTTGATCGCATCATTAAAACACCGAGTCTCGAGAAACATGAAGACGATGAAGATTTACTAGAAGATGTTTTCGTCGAGCACCGCCAGGCGATGGAGATGGCACAAATCTATAAGGATATCATCAGTTCGACGATGGATACGTTTGGTTCCGTCATCTCGAACAATGTCAACTTCGTCATGAAGTTTTTAGCCTCAATAACGATTGTCATTTCAATCCCGACAATGATTTCCGGGATGTTCGGGATGAACGTCCATGTGCCGTGGGAAGGTGAAGTCATCGGCTTTTGGATTGTCTTTGGGATGATGATTTTCTTCTCCGGACTTGCTGCCTTTATCCTGTGGCGGAGACGCTTTTTCTAG
- a CDS encoding Hpt domain-containing protein — protein sequence MPFFNQKKLEELRSIAGGDHVFLQKIGETYIAQFDRKFPELKQAFDDNDPEQTEKIAHLLKGASYSVAADDLADAFEQLEKEAENGSLENAEQVLKNIDQSMTEFRKIWLDAFIGKNPDAIQ from the coding sequence ATGCCTTTTTTTAATCAAAAGAAGTTAGAGGAATTACGCTCAATCGCCGGTGGGGACCACGTATTTTTACAAAAAATTGGTGAAACATACATTGCGCAGTTTGATCGCAAATTCCCTGAACTAAAACAAGCGTTCGATGACAATGATCCAGAACAGACAGAAAAAATCGCACACTTACTTAAAGGTGCCTCCTATTCGGTCGCGGCGGACGATTTGGCAGATGCGTTTGAACAACTTGAAAAAGAAGCAGAAAACGGGTCGCTTGAGAATGCCGAGCAAGTTTTAAAAAATATTGATCAATCTATGACGGAGTTCCGAAAAATCTGGTTGGATGCTTTTATTGGGAAGAATCCGGACGCGATTCAGTAG
- a CDS encoding chemotaxis protein CheV: protein MYNQHDILLEAGTNELEIVIFHCGPYTFGINVMKVREIIVPLPMTPLPGTPDAVKGLIELRGEVMTVIDLPTVIGVAHDEATEDRLIICEFNGEKSVLRVDSVTEIRRISWEQIDTPNELARGIEGLTNGVVKTGDKMIILLDYEKIALELSRKDIFAREEGRRVQPRDRSNKTIWIAEDSEMLRTLIIETLEEAGYHGLKWFINGKDAFDAFEAGSDCDLLITDIEMPKMDGLHLSKRLREDDRYAELPIIVFSSLISDDLRHKGESVGVNAQITKPEIGRLIETVDAYVL, encoded by the coding sequence GTGTACAATCAACACGATATTTTGTTAGAAGCGGGTACGAATGAATTAGAAATCGTCATTTTCCATTGTGGTCCTTATACCTTTGGGATTAACGTCATGAAAGTGCGTGAAATCATCGTTCCGTTACCGATGACACCACTTCCAGGAACACCAGACGCCGTCAAAGGATTAATCGAACTACGCGGTGAAGTCATGACGGTCATCGATTTACCGACTGTCATCGGTGTAGCGCATGACGAAGCGACGGAAGATCGGTTAATCATCTGTGAGTTCAATGGCGAGAAAAGTGTCCTTCGCGTCGATTCTGTCACGGAAATCAGACGTATCTCGTGGGAACAAATCGATACACCGAACGAACTCGCACGTGGAATCGAAGGATTGACGAACGGCGTCGTCAAGACAGGCGATAAGATGATCATCTTACTCGATTATGAAAAAATCGCACTCGAATTGTCTCGTAAAGACATCTTCGCACGTGAAGAAGGACGTCGCGTCCAACCGCGTGACCGGTCGAACAAAACGATTTGGATTGCCGAAGATTCAGAAATGCTCCGGACACTCATCATCGAGACGCTTGAAGAAGCGGGATATCACGGCTTAAAATGGTTCATCAACGGAAAAGATGCGTTTGACGCCTTCGAAGCAGGTAGCGATTGTGACTTGTTGATCACAGATATTGAGATGCCGAAAATGGATGGACTTCATTTATCGAAACGCCTTCGTGAAGACGACCGGTATGCAGAACTGCCAATCATCGTCTTCTCTTCCTTAATTTCAGATGATCTTCGCCATAAAGGTGAATCTGTTGGGGTCAACGCACAAATTACAAAACCAGAAATCGGTCGCTTGATCGAAACGGTTGATGCATACGTCTTGTAA
- a CDS encoding NADP-dependent glyceraldehyde-3-phosphate dehydrogenase yields the protein MNTTKTTYTFLLDGQWYESESKETIEISSPYKEDLVGRVQAMTKPEVDRAIASAKTAQATWAKQPANKRAELLHAWATELEKRADEIGEVIMREVGKGRADGVKEVKRTAEIIRYTAEEGLRFDGQMMQGDSFPGGSAKKLAVIKKAPLGVVLAISPFNYPVNLAAAKLAPALMTGNAVVFKPATQGSISGILMIEALVAAGLPSGLVNVVTGRGSVIGDYLTAHPGIDMITFTGGTGTGRHLSRQSAMIPLVLELGGKDPALVLEDADLSLAADHIISGAFSYSGQRCTAIKRVFVLNHQADALVDELTTRIAKLTVGSPEDDSVVVPLIDTKSADYVEGLITDAKDQGATIVTGGNRTNNLIEPTLIDNVTRDMRVAWEEPFGPVLPIIRVSSVEEMIAYSNESEYGLQASVFTENIDSAFAVADALETGSVQINGRTERGPDHFPFIGVKSSGLGVQGVGRSLASMTRDKLTVLNLK from the coding sequence ATGAATACAACAAAAACAACGTATACATTTTTATTGGATGGACAATGGTATGAGAGTGAATCAAAAGAGACGATTGAAATCTCTTCACCATATAAGGAAGACCTCGTTGGTCGTGTGCAAGCGATGACGAAACCAGAAGTCGACCGTGCGATTGCTTCAGCAAAAACAGCACAAGCGACTTGGGCGAAACAACCAGCAAACAAACGGGCGGAGTTATTGCACGCCTGGGCAACTGAACTTGAGAAGCGTGCGGACGAAATCGGCGAAGTCATCATGCGTGAAGTAGGTAAGGGCCGTGCAGATGGCGTCAAAGAAGTCAAACGGACAGCGGAGATCATTCGCTATACAGCGGAAGAAGGTCTTCGTTTTGACGGTCAAATGATGCAAGGCGATTCATTCCCAGGCGGAAGTGCGAAAAAACTCGCAGTCATCAAAAAAGCGCCACTCGGCGTCGTTCTTGCGATTTCACCCTTCAACTATCCGGTCAACTTAGCGGCAGCAAAACTTGCACCGGCGTTGATGACAGGAAACGCGGTTGTCTTCAAACCGGCAACACAAGGCTCAATCAGTGGAATCTTGATGATTGAAGCGCTCGTCGCAGCAGGTCTTCCGTCAGGTCTCGTCAACGTCGTGACGGGTCGCGGATCAGTCATCGGTGACTATTTAACAGCACATCCAGGAATCGATATGATTACCTTCACGGGTGGTACAGGGACGGGACGTCACTTGTCGCGTCAATCAGCGATGATTCCACTTGTACTTGAACTCGGTGGAAAAGACCCGGCACTCGTCTTAGAAGACGCGGACCTTTCATTGGCAGCGGATCACATCATCAGCGGGGCGTTCTCTTATTCTGGACAACGTTGCACAGCGATTAAACGTGTATTCGTCTTAAATCATCAAGCGGATGCGCTCGTTGACGAATTAACAACACGGATCGCGAAGTTAACGGTCGGTTCACCTGAAGACGACAGTGTCGTCGTTCCATTGATTGATACAAAATCAGCGGATTACGTGGAGGGCTTGATTACGGATGCGAAAGATCAAGGTGCAACAATCGTCACTGGTGGAAACCGGACGAACAACTTGATTGAACCAACATTAATCGACAATGTGACACGTGACATGCGTGTTGCTTGGGAAGAACCGTTCGGACCCGTCTTACCAATCATTCGTGTCAGCTCAGTCGAAGAGATGATTGCGTACTCGAACGAATCGGAATACGGTCTTCAAGCAAGTGTCTTCACGGAAAACATTGATTCAGCTTTCGCTGTAGCGGATGCCCTTGAGACAGGTTCTGTTCAAATTAACGGTCGGACGGAACGTGGCCCAGACCACTTCCCATTCATCGGCGTTAAATCATCTGGACTTGGTGTTCAAGGTGTCGGACGAAGCCTTGCTTCGATGACGCGTGATAAACTGACTGTCCTTAACTTAAAATAA
- a CDS encoding MBL fold metallo-hydrolase — protein sequence MNSKDEIFTLPIPTPFPVGDINCYVLKTETEHILIDCGPDTAEAWQAMQEGLQKIGLSVEELDKVIVTHHHADHAGMAYRFSEKGIAIYGHARLRPYLEQDTDFLNSGDAFLQRLAMSFGVPKEIRALLPSYLSALKWLGKGQLDHVLKEGDSITAAGTYRVIELPGHASDQIGILGQDGTLFAADHLLARIEPNPLLEQPQAGDDSDIKRPVLAYMRSLEKLQGERITIAYTGHGEPIHDVSTLIEERLLQRKARGEQLLKHLTGEQTLFDLAQLTYGNRLKKSFPLVMSEMKARLDHLVASGQITVEKRDAVLYYSKAGVSG from the coding sequence GTGAACAGCAAAGATGAAATCTTCACGCTACCGATCCCAACGCCGTTTCCAGTCGGTGATATCAATTGTTACGTCCTAAAAACGGAGACTGAACATATTTTAATTGATTGTGGACCCGATACGGCAGAAGCTTGGCAAGCCATGCAAGAGGGCCTACAGAAAATCGGCTTGTCTGTCGAAGAACTCGACAAAGTAATCGTGACGCATCACCATGCCGATCATGCCGGAATGGCTTATCGTTTTTCTGAAAAAGGAATTGCGATTTACGGGCACGCACGACTGCGTCCCTATTTAGAACAAGATACGGACTTCTTAAATAGTGGCGATGCCTTTTTGCAACGCTTAGCGATGTCGTTCGGGGTGCCGAAAGAAATACGAGCGTTACTACCGAGCTATCTGTCAGCTCTGAAATGGCTCGGAAAAGGACAACTTGATCACGTTCTAAAAGAAGGCGATTCCATTACGGCGGCAGGTACATACCGCGTGATTGAGTTACCGGGACACGCAAGTGACCAGATCGGGATTCTCGGTCAAGACGGGACATTATTCGCAGCCGACCATTTACTGGCACGGATTGAGCCGAATCCATTACTCGAACAGCCGCAAGCAGGGGATGATTCAGACATAAAACGGCCCGTCCTTGCTTACATGCGCTCGCTCGAAAAACTCCAAGGCGAACGGATCACGATTGCCTACACCGGGCACGGGGAACCGATTCATGACGTGTCAACATTGATTGAAGAACGCTTGCTCCAACGAAAAGCCCGCGGTGAGCAACTTCTGAAACATCTGACAGGAGAGCAGACGTTATTTGATTTAGCCCAGTTGACATACGGCAATCGTTTGAAAAAATCATTCCCGCTCGTCATGAGCGAGATGAAAGCGCGACTCGATCATTTAGTCGCAAGTGGTCAAATCACAGTCGAAAAACGAGACGCGGTTCTTTATTATTCGAAGGCGGGAGTTAGCGGATGA
- a CDS encoding SDR family NAD(P)-dependent oxidoreductase: MNLMNKTVVLTGASSGLGEALARVLNRQGANLILIARRADRLEQLAGELNARYIVYDLEHSPERLAERIQVDYGMIDVLINNAGFGEFSFLHDTSIETIESMHRINVLTPVRLTKACLSLLRPNGMIVNVASQAGKLPTPKSTIYCMTKASLLQFSNALRLELRPKGIHVMTVNPGPIATEFFIRADLSRKYEKNVASILLSKESLAKTVVRAIERQKREVNAPWWMELSAKVYAVCPRLIEGLGKSGFDKK, translated from the coding sequence ATGAATCTAATGAATAAAACGGTGGTCTTGACGGGAGCATCAAGCGGTCTCGGTGAAGCGTTAGCGCGCGTCTTGAACCGGCAAGGGGCGAATTTGATTTTGATTGCCCGCCGTGCCGATCGACTCGAACAATTAGCCGGGGAGCTGAATGCTCGCTATATCGTCTATGACTTAGAACATTCACCGGAGCGTCTCGCAGAACGAATCCAGGTCGACTATGGCATGATTGATGTATTGATTAATAATGCTGGATTCGGAGAATTCAGTTTCTTGCACGATACCTCGATCGAAACGATTGAATCGATGCACCGGATCAATGTCTTGACGCCCGTCCGGTTGACGAAAGCGTGTCTATCTTTACTCCGTCCGAATGGAATGATTGTCAATGTCGCGAGTCAGGCAGGAAAGCTGCCGACTCCGAAATCGACCATCTACTGCATGACAAAAGCAAGCCTGCTTCAGTTCTCGAATGCATTGCGGCTTGAATTACGACCAAAAGGCATCCATGTGATGACGGTTAATCCAGGACCGATCGCGACGGAATTTTTCATACGCGCTGACCTCAGTCGTAAGTATGAAAAAAATGTCGCCTCGATACTACTGTCGAAAGAGTCGCTCGCAAAGACGGTAGTCCGAGCGATCGAACGTCAAAAACGAGAGGTCAATGCACCGTGGTGGATGGAACTTTCAGCGAAAGTTTATGCCGTTTGTCCCCGATTGATTGAAGGGCTCGGTAAATCAGGATTTGATAAAAAATGA